A single window of Culicoides brevitarsis isolate CSIRO-B50_1 chromosome 3, AGI_CSIRO_Cbre_v1, whole genome shotgun sequence DNA harbors:
- the LOC134835715 gene encoding uncharacterized protein LOC134835715: MDRISESRALVPLVPAEIVVREPPPTFNVIVTQPQLPPPPTIITTAASQSSHQLQDIQQSSFSSTSTVSSQGSGGSAKPTVIEKLSRPMAFDKMESLVREMQDGECGVPVRSQKQIFTSIPSVFMGYDLVEWLMSRVGVEECEALNIAFQLCLHGYLFPVNDWKNLFVKDDSTFYRFQTPYYWPWQQKPPDNVEYAIYLVKRSLRNKQKHGLEDYELEALNSLHKNLKGKWEFINLQAEEQIRLAKERKKGDKQVSDSQERAYWRVHRPPPGQFTPLEPCPVPSRSKPRKKTIEDWNRELAMLRNSFGRNRMKMSQACDLLVQYYETYGEFDPMMTPAQPTNPWVTDDISFWQFNAPHVEVLSEKRVKKWAISIEDCVADPMGLQEFTAYLKKEYSHENIRFWEAVTDLRRSSASSVVKKVKAIYDEFLSPNAPCEINVDGKTMEQVQAGLKNPSRFAFDVAAEHVYALLLKKDCYPRFVRSEHYKNLVANAVQPSSKKSFFRFGGGAAKKKGSTSQGPNTNTLHGPQVMNTIGSIRGRRGSDRSLTGSAGELAVYGTKETTRVPHSHSQSNLNDTSVGLSSDTSKFANKLDISIELPSNIDAVCPWDTDEVPIIVSEASTNPTESDAIHDVLDKMKRSCRLIQQNTLDSDFHSSKKLQTCVTEHRRASMTNITDFSASQLTQRTSSFSDKKSLEATMISSSATSLLQHQQPQFIQPQGPKLAISSSTPLLTIETRNIQRATIPEESSRANSEVDLQRKLSSESAKKISLDLSVSEVDKSSSQSSLPVINVTDNEGVTEDLVLEQEEDLLPVETKKESLEAEMSPVTPVTPVEVKTEEKTTEKEIQSDVAVKEVVPSTSVSKTNYHFCENNPHVQIIEIEIETHAEPSPPEEQIISKENIPNVMRKLSVHEEAEKQHETEETEDDEDDDSDSSFVPGYVAPAPTPAPSIAPLAEMDNDEEDDENATIIADEITRPIEPRIICEHKKKEKRRKKKPEAAASSSTTATKKDSEPLKGNPVCPWEDDLDTTQTEGSFVKTYATLGYL, encoded by the exons atggatcgCATCTCTGAATCTCGTGCTCTTGTACCTCTTGTGCCAGCGGAAATTGTCGTGCGTGAGCCGCCGCCAACGTTTAACGTCATTGTCACACAACCGCAATTGCCACCCCCGCCAACGATTATCACGACAGCGGCATCGCAAAGTTCGCATCAACTGCAGGACATCCAACAATCATCGTTCTCATCTACCTCGACGGTATCGTCGCAAGGAAGTGGCGGAAGTGCAAAGCCCACAGTAATTGAAAAACTGTCGAGACCAATGGCGTTCGataaa atgGAAAGCTTGGTACGCGAAATGCAAGACGGCGAATGCGGAGTTCCTGTGCGGAgtcaaaagcaaattttcacGTCTATTCCATCGGTCTTCAtgg gTTACGATTTAGTTGAATGGCTAATGTCACGTGTCGGCGTCGAAGAATGCGAAGCGCTGAATATTGCATTTCAGCTGTGTCTGCACGGTTACTTGTTTCCCGTGAACGACTGGAAGAACTTGTTCGTGAAAGACGACTCGACTTTTTATCGCTTTCAAACCCCTTACTACTGGCCATGGCAGCAAAAGCCTCCCGATAACGTCGAATACGCGATTTACTTGGTAAAACGCTCGCTGCGGAACAAACAGAAGCACGGCTTGGAGGACTACGAACTGGAAGCGCTCAATAGTTTGCACAAAAATCTCAAGGGCAAGTGGGAATTCATAAATTTGCAGGCGGAAGAGCAAATCCGGCTGGCAAAGGAACGCAAAAAGGGCGACAAACAGGTTAGTGATTCGCAGGAACGGGCTTACTGGCGAGTTCATCGTCCGCCGCCCGGGCAATTTACGCCACTGGAGCCGTGTCCGGTGCCGTCACGCAGCAAACCGCGCAAGAAGACAATAGAAGACTGGAATCGGGAGCTTGCCATGCTGAGGAATTCCTTTGGGCGAAATCGGATGAAAATGTCGCAGGCGTGCGACTTGTTGGTGCAATATTACGAGACGTACGGCGAATTCGATCCGATGATGACGCCAGCTCAACCGACAAATCCCTGGGTCACGGACGACATTTCGTTCTGGCAATTTAATGCGCCGCACGTTGAAGTGCTTTCGGAGAAACGGGTAAAAAAATGGGCAATCTCCATCGAGGATTGCGTCGCGGATCCCATGGGTCTGCAAGAATTCACGGCATACCTGAAGAAGGAATATTCGCACGAAAATATCCGATTTTGGGAAGCTGTTACGGACTTGCGACGCTCATCGGCATCGAGTGTCGTCAAAAAAGTCAAAGCAATTTAcga tgaatttctGTCACCAAATGCGCCGTGCGAGATAAATGTCGACGGCAAGACGATGGAACAAGTGCAAGCCGGCCTCAAGAATCCATCGCGTTTTGCATTTGACGTGGCAGCGGAACACGTTTATGCATTACTACTCAAAAAAGACTGTTATCCGCGTTTCGTGCGCTCGGAACACTACAAAAATTTGGTTGCCAATGCCGTGCAGCCGTCATCGAAGAAGAGTTTCTTCCGTTTCGGTGGCGGTGCGGCAAAGAAAAAGGGCTCAACGTCGCAAGGCCCGAACACAAATACGCTGCATGGGCCGCAAGTAATGAATACAATTGGCTCGATACGGGGGCGACGTGGCAGTGATCGCAGTTTAACGGGAAGCGCAGGCGAACTAGCTGTTTATGGGACGAAAGAAACGACGAGAGTTCCGCATTCGCATAGTCAGAGTAATTTGAATGACACTTCGGTTGG CTTAAGCAGCGACACGAGCAAATTCGCCAACAAATTGGACATTTCAATCGAATTACCATCCAACATCGACGCGGTTTGCCCTTGGGACACAGACGAAGTTCCAATTATCGTTAGCGAGGCGAGCACAAATCCAACGGAATCAGATGCCATTCACGATGTTTTAGACAAAATGAAGCGTTCCTGTCGTCTCATCCAACAAAATACGCTCGACTCTGACTTTCacagctcaaaaaaattacaaacttgCGTCACGGAGCATCGAAGAGCTTCAATGACGAACATTACAGA TTTTTCTGCTTCTCAATTAACACAACGCACATCGTCCTTCAGTGACAAAAAATCGTTGGAAGCCACAATGATATCGTCGAGCGCGACATCGCTTCTGCAGCACCAACAACCGCAATTTATCCAACCGCAAGGCCCAAAACTCGCAATTTCCTCGAGTACGCCGCTTCTGACGATCGAAACGCGCAACATTCAGCGTGCCACAATCCCCGAAGAGTCGTCGCGCGCCAACAGCGAAGTCGATTTGCAACGGAAACTGTCGAGCGAGtcggcgaaaaaaatttctttggatCTTTCCGTGTCGGAAGTCGATAAAAGTTCGTCGCAATCGTCACTGCCCGTCATCAATGTGACCGATAACGAAGGCGTAACGGAAGATCTTGTGCTGGAGCAAGAAGAAGATTTGCTTCCggttgagacaaaaaaagaaagtctTGAGGCGGAAATGTCGCCCGTTACGCCCGTGACTCCGGTCGAAGtcaaaactgaagaaaaaacgACAGAAAAGGAAATCCAGAGCGATGTTGCCGTTAAGGAAGTGGTTCCTTCGACTTCTGTGTCAAAAACCAATTATcacttttgtgaaaataatccACATGTACAAATAATCGAGATTGAGATTGAAACGCACGCGGAACCAAGTCCTCCGGAAGAGCAAATTATTTCGAAGGAGAACATTCCGAATGTCATGCGAAAGTTGTCCGTGCACGAAGAGGCTGAAAAACAGCACGAAACAGAAGAAACTGAAGATGATGAGGATGACGATTCAGATAGTAGTTTTGTGCCAGGATATGTAGCGCCAG ctCCCACACCTGCACCATCAATCGCACCACTCGCAGAAATGGACAACGATGAGGAAGATGACGAAAACGCCACAATTATTGCCGATGAAATTACTCGTCCAATTGAGCCCCGAATCATTTGCGAGcacaaaaagaaggaaaaacgcCGAAAAAAGAAACCAGAAGCAGCTGCTTCGTCTTCAACAACGGCTACGAAAAAGGATTCCGAGCCACTTAAAGGGAATCCAGTGTGTCCATGGGAAGATGA tctcGATACAACACAAACGGAAGGCTCATTTGTAAAAACTTACGCAACACTCGGCTATCTTTAG